One window of the Brevinematales bacterium genome contains the following:
- a CDS encoding cob(I)yrinic acid a,c-diamide adenosyltransferase: MEKKLKIYTKIGDSGETYTLGGVKLGKDHIKIDVYGDIDELTSWIGVILSHIDVIQRNDERVRISEFLRLLQNRLFDTGTLVMGGNIEELDIWTAELEKEIDYIEDKLKPIKSFILPGGSKVASFVHIARCVCRRVERKVVSLSKSYEIDKNAIKYLNRLSDYFFVLARYLNYLLGVEDIKREESIYIKKKMKIKPKH, from the coding sequence ATGGAAAAAAAGTTGAAGATATACACAAAAATTGGTGATAGTGGAGAAACATATACTCTTGGTGGAGTTAAGTTAGGCAAGGATCACATAAAAATAGATGTGTATGGTGATATTGATGAACTTACTTCTTGGATAGGTGTTATATTGTCGCATATTGATGTTATACAGCGTAATGATGAGAGAGTAAGAATATCGGAATTTCTGAGACTATTACAAAATAGATTGTTTGATACTGGAACGCTTGTGATGGGTGGTAATATTGAAGAACTTGACATTTGGACTGCCGAGCTTGAAAAAGAGATAGACTATATTGAAGACAAATTAAAACCTATAAAAAGTTTTATACTACCAGGTGGGTCAAAAGTTGCTTCTTTTGTTCATATAGCAAGGTGTGTTTGCAGAAGAGTAGAGAGAAAAGTTGTCTCTCTTTCAAAGAGCTACGAAATAGACAAAAATGCTATTAAGTACTTAAATAGACTGTCAGATTACTTTTTTGTTTTAGCAAGGTACCTGAATTACTTGTTAGGTGTTGAGGATATAAAGAGGGAAGAATCAATATACATAAAAAAGAAAATGAAAATAAAGCCAAAGCACTAG
- the secA gene encoding preprotein translocase subunit SecA, protein MNILAKIFGSKHERDIKKIKPIVEEVSKLEKEYDQLSNKELIKIASNLRDKVKKQGKVENEDFIVGAALVRESAKRTLGMRHFGVQVIGGTVLFQGKIAEMKTGEGKTLVATIPLFVESLTGNNVQLVTVNDYLARRDAEWMGPIYLFLGATVGVINPNDKSYVINWLDSEKVRYAIENDLRAWPKGYFTDDIIQEDKLNKEALDYYKVKLVDATKKEAYRCDITYGTNNEFGFDYLRDNMVYRLEDKVQRGHYYAIVDEVDSILIDEARTPLIISGPSFENTEIYLKADNVARKLRPAKVDEKNKPIPDTGDFVIEEKEKNAYLTEEGMKKVEEILGMPGLFSAVDTKSLMLIHAINQAIRAHYLFKRDVDYSVVSGEIVIIDEFTGRYMYGRRWSDGLHQAIEAKEKVPIKQEFRTLATITFQNYFRMYKKLAGMTGTAETEAEEFWKIYNLDVVVIPTHKPMIRVDANDKIFATEKEKFEAVVKEIKELHRKGVPVLVGTISVEKSEILSKMLHKERIPHNVLNAKNHEKEAKIIAEAGKKFAVTVATNMAGRGVDIKLGEGVRELGGLHVIGTERHESRRIDNQLRGRSGRQGDPGFSRFYVSFEDELLRLFGTDRLKRLMSMMKWEYGQELEHPWLTSAIENAQKRVERFNFEIRRYLLEYDNVLNEQRNLIYSLRDKILSLSDIEKVAKKMISDFFFDKEEEAKASGLYFGIGDMVYIIQNVFLFDVSEEEINKEIGNLVKNEEKYDRLAEILYNAISLRSGEGLPTQVFLEGVKFILLNIIDSKWLDHLNKIEELREGISLRSYGERNPLVEFKLDAYEVFHNTMKEIRSEFCRLLSRMRISSRTSDEMGLIQLDKINLKHEEVGQFEAKSPFASALGMDRQSESIKSIKRPGPNDLCWCGSGKKYKKCHMDEDVRKDLEASGMIYINRQK, encoded by the coding sequence ATGAATATACTTGCAAAAATTTTTGGCTCGAAGCACGAGAGAGATATTAAGAAGATAAAACCTATTGTTGAAGAAGTTTCTAAACTTGAGAAAGAATATGATCAGCTGTCAAATAAAGAGCTAATTAAAATAGCATCCAACTTGAGGGATAAGGTTAAGAAGCAAGGGAAGGTTGAAAACGAAGATTTTATAGTAGGAGCAGCACTTGTTAGGGAATCTGCTAAACGTACTCTTGGAATGAGGCATTTTGGTGTACAGGTAATAGGTGGAACGGTTTTGTTTCAAGGTAAAATAGCTGAGATGAAAACGGGAGAAGGTAAAACATTAGTTGCGACTATACCTTTGTTTGTTGAGTCTTTGACGGGTAATAATGTTCAGTTGGTTACAGTTAATGATTATCTTGCTAGAAGAGATGCTGAGTGGATGGGGCCTATATATCTATTTTTAGGTGCTACTGTTGGAGTTATAAATCCAAACGATAAAAGTTATGTTATTAATTGGTTGGATTCGGAAAAGGTTAGATATGCCATTGAAAATGATTTAAGGGCTTGGCCTAAAGGGTATTTTACAGATGATATAATACAAGAAGATAAATTAAACAAAGAGGCATTAGATTACTATAAAGTCAAATTAGTTGATGCTACCAAAAAAGAGGCTTATAGATGTGATATAACTTATGGTACTAACAATGAGTTTGGTTTTGATTATTTGAGAGATAATATGGTTTACAGACTTGAGGATAAAGTCCAGAGAGGGCATTATTATGCCATAGTTGATGAGGTAGATTCTATTCTTATAGATGAAGCCAGAACGCCGCTTATTATTTCTGGTCCTTCTTTTGAAAACACTGAAATATACCTAAAAGCAGATAACGTTGCTAGAAAACTTAGACCTGCTAAAGTTGATGAGAAAAACAAACCTATCCCTGATACGGGAGACTTTGTAATTGAAGAGAAGGAGAAAAACGCCTACTTAACCGAAGAAGGAATGAAAAAAGTTGAAGAGATATTGGGTATGCCCGGACTTTTTAGTGCTGTTGATACCAAAAGTTTGATGTTGATACATGCTATAAATCAAGCAATAAGAGCTCATTATCTTTTTAAACGAGATGTTGATTACTCTGTTGTTTCAGGTGAAATTGTGATAATAGATGAATTTACAGGGCGATATATGTACGGTAGAAGGTGGAGTGACGGATTACACCAGGCTATTGAGGCTAAAGAAAAAGTGCCTATAAAACAAGAGTTTAGAACTCTAGCAACAATTACATTCCAAAACTATTTCAGAATGTACAAGAAACTTGCTGGTATGACAGGAACTGCAGAAACTGAAGCTGAAGAGTTTTGGAAGATATATAACCTTGATGTCGTTGTTATTCCTACTCACAAACCAATGATAAGAGTAGATGCTAATGATAAAATATTTGCTACTGAGAAAGAAAAGTTTGAGGCAGTTGTTAAAGAAATAAAAGAATTGCATAGAAAAGGAGTACCTGTATTGGTTGGAACTATATCTGTTGAGAAATCTGAAATTCTTTCAAAAATGTTACATAAAGAAAGAATACCTCACAATGTTTTAAATGCTAAAAATCATGAAAAAGAAGCAAAGATAATTGCTGAAGCTGGCAAGAAATTTGCGGTTACAGTAGCAACTAATATGGCTGGTAGAGGAGTTGATATAAAATTAGGTGAAGGAGTTAGAGAACTAGGAGGATTACATGTTATTGGTACTGAAAGACATGAATCTAGAAGAATTGATAATCAGTTACGAGGTAGATCAGGAAGACAAGGTGATCCTGGTTTCTCAAGATTTTATGTATCTTTTGAAGATGAGCTTTTGAGGCTTTTTGGAACAGATAGATTGAAAAGACTTATGAGTATGATGAAGTGGGAGTACGGCCAGGAACTTGAACATCCATGGTTGACTTCTGCTATTGAAAACGCTCAGAAACGTGTTGAGAGATTTAATTTTGAAATAAGAAGATATCTCTTGGAATATGACAATGTCTTGAATGAACAGAGAAATCTAATCTATTCATTAAGAGATAAAATACTCTCCCTTAGTGATATTGAAAAAGTTGCAAAGAAAATGATATCGGACTTCTTCTTTGACAAAGAAGAGGAAGCTAAAGCAAGTGGTTTGTATTTTGGAATTGGAGATATGGTGTATATTATCCAAAATGTGTTTTTATTTGATGTTTCCGAGGAGGAGATAAATAAGGAGATAGGTAATTTGGTTAAGAATGAAGAAAAATACGATAGACTTGCTGAGATTTTGTATAATGCTATAAGTTTAAGATCAGGAGAGGGATTGCCTACGCAAGTTTTTCTTGAAGGTGTAAAGTTTATACTACTTAACATAATAGATTCAAAATGGTTAGATCATTTAAATAAAATAGAAGAGCTAAGAGAAGGTATATCTTTAAGGTCATATGGAGAAAGAAATCCTCTTGTTGAATTCAAATTAGATGCGTATGAGGTTTTTCACAATACGATGAAAGAGATAAGATCTGAATTTTGCAGATTACTGTCTAGGATGAGGATATCATCTAGGACTAGTGATGAGATGGGATTGATACAGCTTGATAAAATTAACCTTAAACACGAAGAAGTAGGACAGTTTGAGGCTAAAAGTCCATTTGCTTCTGCTTTGGGAATGGATAGACAATCCGAGAGTATAAAGTCAATTAAAAGACCTGGTCCAAATGATTTATGCTGGTGTGGAAGTGGTAAGAAATACAAAAAATGCCACATGGATGAAGATGTACGCAAAGATTTGGAAGCCTCAGGGATGATTTACATAAATAGACAAAAGTGA
- a CDS encoding glycosyltransferase family 2 protein, with the protein MKVSVIVPCYNEEEVIEKTYEEIKKVMIDNKYDYEIIFVNDGSKDKTLDILRSISDKDDKVVVISFSRNFGHQPAVSAGIKHSSGDVAVIIDADLQDPPQLIPEMIKIHKEQEANVVYGVRKERKGEGFFKKFTAKLFYRLLNTMSDIKFPLDTGDFRLIDKKVIEEFRKLKERDKYIRGLISWMGFKQVPIYYDRNPRFAGVTKYPLKKMIKFALTGIFYFSDKPLKMVTSLGFITTILGLFLGTYVILSKLINPSQTISGWASTMITIIFLGGVQLLTLGVIGKYIANIFDEIKGRPEYIVDEIISKKQKIGF; encoded by the coding sequence ATGAAAGTATCAGTTATAGTTCCCTGTTATAACGAAGAAGAAGTAATAGAAAAAACATACGAAGAGATTAAAAAAGTAATGATTGACAACAAGTACGACTATGAAATAATCTTTGTTAATGATGGTAGTAAAGACAAAACCTTAGACATCTTAAGATCAATATCAGACAAAGATGATAAAGTTGTTGTTATATCATTCTCCAGAAATTTTGGTCACCAACCTGCAGTATCTGCTGGAATAAAACACTCATCAGGCGATGTCGCAGTAATAATCGATGCAGATTTACAAGATCCTCCACAACTAATACCTGAAATGATAAAAATACACAAAGAGCAAGAAGCAAATGTAGTTTATGGAGTAAGAAAAGAAAGAAAAGGTGAAGGATTTTTTAAGAAATTTACAGCTAAACTCTTCTACCGTTTGCTGAATACAATGTCAGATATAAAATTCCCTCTTGATACAGGAGACTTTAGGCTAATAGATAAAAAAGTCATAGAAGAATTCAGAAAACTCAAAGAAAGAGATAAATATATAAGAGGACTGATAAGCTGGATGGGATTTAAACAAGTACCTATCTATTACGACAGAAATCCAAGATTCGCAGGTGTAACAAAATATCCTTTGAAAAAAATGATAAAATTCGCATTAACTGGAATATTCTATTTCTCAGACAAACCTCTCAAAATGGTAACATCTTTGGGATTTATCACAACAATCCTAGGACTCTTCTTAGGCACATACGTAATACTTTCAAAATTAATCAATCCATCCCAAACAATTTCCGGCTGGGCTTCAACTATGATAACAATAATATTTTTAGGTGGTGTTCAACTCTTAACCCTAGGAGTAATAGGTAAATATATAGCAAACATCTTTGACGAAATAAAAGGTAGACCCGAATACATAGTAGATGAAATAATAAGCAAGAAACAAAAAATTGGATTCTAA
- the ruvA gene encoding Holliday junction branch migration protein RuvA encodes MIDYIRGVVVEIDESRIILEVNGIGYSIFFPFRELSSIQKNEEYRVYVYKHICENGEELYGFLDRDSRKVFLALMDVNSVGPRLAFRIISSLSPQDIVRAVISGGVDSLTSIKGVSEKTAERIISELKNAIHKLGIKVEGEESNFDDLVKALRSLGYNQNEILTAINKAKQINPKLLSLDISLALQICLQVMRK; translated from the coding sequence ATGATTGATTATATAAGGGGTGTTGTTGTTGAAATAGATGAAAGTAGAATAATACTTGAAGTTAATGGTATTGGTTATTCTATTTTTTTTCCTTTCAGAGAATTGTCTAGTATTCAAAAGAACGAAGAGTATAGAGTGTATGTTTATAAACATATTTGCGAAAATGGAGAAGAGTTGTATGGTTTTCTTGACAGAGATAGTAGGAAAGTTTTCTTAGCGCTTATGGATGTTAATAGTGTGGGACCTAGGCTTGCTTTTAGGATAATATCGAGTTTGTCTCCTCAAGATATTGTTAGGGCGGTTATTAGTGGTGGTGTTGATAGTTTAACTTCAATTAAAGGAGTAAGTGAAAAAACCGCAGAGAGAATTATAAGTGAACTTAAAAACGCTATTCATAAGTTAGGTATAAAGGTTGAAGGTGAAGAATCAAACTTTGATGATCTTGTGAAAGCATTAAGGAGTTTAGGATACAATCAGAATGAAATTCTGACGGCAATAAACAAAGCAAAACAAATCAACCCTAAATTGCTGTCACTTGATATTTCTTTGGCTTTGCAAATATGCCTACAAGTAATGCGAAAGTAA
- the cmk gene encoding (d)CMP kinase, whose amino-acid sequence MQDVITIDGPVGVGKSTVAKALARKLGYTYLDTGAMYRAFSLKLLRNGISTDDIEGILQLINSTFIDFDGEKVFLDGEDVSSLIRSKEVEKIVSKVASISQVRKFIVSLQRNMSKKGKVVMEGRDCGTVVAPDARYKFYLDASLEERASRRLRDEKYSNRNVSIEDVKREIELRDRIDSTREDSPLRVPDGAIVINTDNMSIEEVVAELVKYIDKF is encoded by the coding sequence ATGCAGGATGTAATAACAATAGATGGTCCTGTGGGGGTTGGTAAAAGTACTGTTGCTAAAGCTTTAGCAAGAAAGTTGGGGTATACATACTTGGATACCGGAGCTATGTATAGAGCGTTTTCATTGAAATTATTAAGAAATGGTATTTCTACTGATGATATAGAAGGAATTCTACAGCTTATAAACTCAACTTTTATAGATTTTGATGGAGAAAAAGTGTTTTTAGATGGGGAAGATGTTTCTTCCTTGATAAGAAGTAAGGAAGTTGAAAAAATAGTTTCAAAAGTTGCATCAATTTCTCAAGTTAGGAAATTTATAGTCAGTCTTCAAAGAAATATGTCAAAAAAAGGTAAAGTGGTAATGGAAGGTAGAGATTGTGGAACAGTTGTAGCTCCAGATGCCAGATACAAATTTTACCTTGATGCATCTTTGGAAGAAAGAGCAAGTAGGAGGCTTAGAGATGAAAAGTATTCTAATAGAAATGTATCAATTGAAGATGTAAAGAGAGAAATAGAGTTAAGAGATAGAATTGATAGTACTAGAGAAGATTCACCTCTTAGAGTTCCTGATGGAGCGATTGTAATAAATACAGATAATATGTCTATTGAAGAAGTTGTTGCTGAGTTGGTAAAATACATAGATAAGTTTTAA
- a CDS encoding PhoH family protein, whose translation MKASISFPKGIDPIVLSGVNDVNIKIIESNFKVKVYLTDNSFVVIGDEESVKTVRKVINSMIDIVSNDKIVSDDDMNIIIRQYKHQDPSKEIDLDNLMLKGIIVSRKQRVIRPKTQGQSEYIRAIEQNDIVFGIGPAGTGKTYLATAMALNYLYRNLVSRIILTRPAVEAGENLGFLPGNLEEKVNPYLRPLYDSLFDMLGPEEYFTLMEKNVVEIAPLAFMRGRTLNNSFIILDEAQNTTKEQMKMFLTRLGFGSKMVITGDITQSDLPKNKQSGLVHAKKLFDKVEGIKIVYLSKEDVIRHDLVKMIIELYENDEDENEK comes from the coding sequence ATGAAGGCAAGTATTTCGTTTCCTAAGGGTATAGATCCTATTGTTTTGTCAGGTGTTAATGATGTTAACATTAAGATTATAGAAAGTAACTTCAAAGTCAAAGTATATTTAACTGACAATTCTTTCGTAGTTATTGGTGATGAAGAAAGTGTGAAAACAGTTAGGAAAGTTATAAACTCTATGATTGATATTGTTAGTAACGATAAGATTGTTTCCGACGATGATATGAATATAATAATAAGGCAATACAAGCATCAAGATCCATCAAAAGAAATAGACCTTGATAATTTGATGCTAAAAGGTATTATAGTCTCAAGAAAGCAAAGGGTTATAAGACCTAAGACTCAAGGCCAATCTGAGTACATAAGAGCAATAGAGCAAAACGATATAGTGTTTGGTATAGGTCCTGCTGGTACGGGTAAGACTTATTTGGCTACTGCTATGGCACTTAATTACTTGTATAGAAATCTAGTTTCAAGAATAATTTTGACAAGACCTGCGGTAGAAGCAGGTGAAAATTTAGGGTTTTTACCGGGTAATCTTGAAGAAAAAGTTAATCCTTACTTGAGACCTTTATATGATTCTCTATTTGATATGTTAGGCCCAGAAGAGTATTTTACACTTATGGAAAAGAATGTAGTTGAGATAGCACCGCTTGCATTTATGCGCGGTAGGACATTAAACAATTCGTTCATTATCCTTGATGAAGCACAAAATACTACTAAAGAACAAATGAAAATGTTTCTAACTAGATTGGGTTTCGGCTCAAAGATGGTTATAACGGGTGATATAACTCAGAGTGACTTACCAAAGAATAAACAATCTGGTTTGGTACATGCTAAGAAACTGTTTGATAAAGTAGAAGGTATAAAAATAGTATATCTTTCAAAAGAAGATGTAATAAGACATGATTTAGTTAAAATGATAATAGAGCTTTACGAAAATGATGAAGATGAGAATGAGAAATAG
- the argJ gene encoding bifunctional glutamate N-acetyltransferase/amino-acid acetyltransferase ArgJ, whose amino-acid sequence MKRISGGVIAPKGFRAIGIAGGIKLSGKKDISLILSDVECTAGGVFTTNTFKAAPVILSMEILKKNPTGIRGIVANSGNANCLTGEKGLQDAKRMAEIVEMRMGFKENSILVASTGIIGKTLPMDIVEYGINKACDKIKQESSSTSAGEGIMTTDTRVKEIAIQHISGLETFKIGAIGKGSGMINPSMATMLCFITTDVKISKELLQEALETTTEETFNRISVDGDMSTNDTVFILASGLSEFSITQKDEKYKIFLEYLKEVMNSIALMIVEDGEGITKVIKIEVLNASKKSAAEEIARKIGNSLLVKTMFFGENPNWGRIIASIGSAKTKIVPDKLSVSVNGKLIFDKGNYIGYPNNDILKSKNITISVNLNSGKEEFTLYTTDLTYEYVKINAEYT is encoded by the coding sequence ATGAAAAGAATATCAGGGGGAGTAATAGCCCCAAAGGGTTTCAGAGCAATTGGAATAGCAGGTGGAATAAAGTTATCTGGTAAAAAAGATATATCATTAATTCTATCTGACGTTGAATGCACTGCTGGTGGAGTATTTACAACAAACACATTCAAAGCAGCACCCGTAATTCTGAGTATGGAAATCCTAAAGAAGAATCCCACAGGAATAAGAGGAATCGTAGCAAATAGCGGAAACGCAAATTGCTTAACTGGTGAAAAAGGATTACAAGACGCCAAAAGAATGGCAGAAATCGTGGAAATGAGAATGGGATTCAAAGAAAATTCGATATTAGTAGCATCAACTGGAATCATAGGTAAAACCTTACCTATGGATATAGTTGAATACGGTATAAACAAAGCTTGTGATAAAATAAAACAAGAAAGTTCTTCAACATCGGCAGGAGAAGGCATTATGACAACAGACACAAGAGTAAAAGAAATAGCAATACAACATATATCAGGATTGGAAACCTTCAAAATAGGAGCAATAGGTAAAGGGAGTGGAATGATTAACCCTTCCATGGCTACTATGCTATGTTTCATAACCACTGATGTAAAAATATCAAAGGAATTACTTCAAGAAGCACTTGAAACAACAACCGAAGAAACTTTCAACAGAATATCCGTCGATGGAGATATGAGCACAAACGACACTGTTTTTATACTAGCCAGTGGTCTCTCTGAGTTTTCAATAACCCAAAAAGACGAAAAATACAAAATTTTCCTGGAATATCTAAAAGAGGTCATGAATAGTATCGCTCTAATGATAGTAGAAGATGGCGAAGGAATAACAAAGGTAATAAAAATAGAAGTACTAAATGCATCAAAAAAATCTGCTGCCGAAGAAATAGCAAGAAAAATAGGAAATTCACTTTTAGTTAAGACAATGTTTTTCGGTGAGAATCCTAATTGGGGTAGAATAATAGCATCAATAGGCTCAGCAAAAACTAAAATAGTACCTGACAAACTCTCAGTCTCGGTAAATGGCAAACTAATATTCGACAAAGGGAATTACATAGGATACCCAAATAACGACATCCTAAAAAGCAAAAACATAACCATTTCCGTTAACCTAAACAGCGGTAAAGAAGAGTTTACCCTATATACAACGGATCTAACCTACGAATATGTAAAAATAAATGCAGAATACACCTAA
- the rplI gene encoding 50S ribosomal protein L9 has protein sequence MKIILVKDVKGVGKLGEIKEVADGYARNYLIRNGFALEATDGNVNFVKSQIKSLEKKNQRKLDTAKEIKEALENIRVNIKAKAGENGRLFGSITSEDIVSALKEQHNIELDKKLIEIEEPIKLIGDYVVDVKLGMNIIAKLRVSVVEEK, from the coding sequence ATGAAGATTATTCTTGTTAAGGATGTTAAAGGTGTTGGTAAATTAGGAGAGATAAAGGAAGTAGCAGATGGGTATGCTAGAAATTATCTCATAAGAAATGGTTTTGCTCTTGAAGCTACGGATGGAAATGTAAACTTTGTAAAATCTCAGATTAAGTCCCTCGAGAAAAAAAACCAGAGGAAACTTGATACGGCAAAGGAGATCAAGGAAGCTTTAGAGAATATTAGAGTTAACATAAAAGCCAAAGCTGGAGAAAACGGTAGATTATTTGGTTCCATAACCTCTGAAGACATTGTTTCTGCTCTTAAGGAACAACATAACATTGAACTCGATAAGAAATTAATAGAGATTGAAGAACCTATAAAACTTATAGGTGATTATGTTGTAGATGTTAAATTAGGTATGAATATTATTGCTAAACTTAGAGTTTCTGTGGTAGAGGAGAAATGA
- the ppcA gene encoding phosphoenolpyruvate carboxylase: MERKIPRTMSTQHPDNANIPFFSNNSVLYGDDEIKEAYYAFSYLGVDEVMWDVEGKETDEFVIRKLLSDYSDFFKQNVIGRDVFITLRVPNPNYEKAEGKLLIETLESIPRSYDTAQVFYKQPEFVPIFEVIVPMADIETVNRVYYYYKNIVVGKEDKQFCDTSPELRLKDWIGEFLPKRINVIPLFEDINEILFCDVTVKKFIQDKIDDIEYQRVFIARSDPAMNDSSLSVVIAIKLALEKLYELQQSIRVPIYPILGCGTAPFRGNFSPKTYRFVMDNYPSVATFTIQSAFKYDYPIKDVQRAIENINLTPTKSPDYLSSKDRLLSIMKKVSESYKRQLIEVAPIVNNLAVFVPRRRARKMHVGLFGYSRQIDEGITLPRVISFCAVLYSLGLPPDILGLSALTQDDMKYVEMVFPRFKEKMAEVLSMWNEDVLDILPASIRSEINETVKRFFSNKNKDHVEFSRDLVKRIKENKFDTKITDLIVASAKVRSFLG; the protein is encoded by the coding sequence ATGGAAAGGAAAATACCGCGTACAATGTCAACTCAACATCCTGATAATGCAAATATACCTTTTTTTTCAAACAATTCAGTTTTATATGGTGATGATGAAATAAAAGAAGCATACTATGCTTTTTCGTATTTAGGCGTAGATGAAGTAATGTGGGATGTTGAAGGTAAAGAAACGGATGAGTTTGTTATAAGGAAACTTCTTTCAGATTACTCAGATTTCTTCAAACAAAACGTTATAGGTAGAGATGTTTTCATAACCCTTAGAGTTCCAAACCCTAATTATGAAAAAGCAGAAGGGAAGTTATTAATAGAAACTCTTGAGAGTATACCTAGGTCTTACGATACGGCGCAAGTGTTCTATAAGCAACCTGAGTTTGTGCCTATATTTGAGGTTATAGTTCCAATGGCAGATATTGAAACGGTAAATAGAGTTTATTACTATTACAAGAACATAGTGGTAGGAAAAGAGGATAAACAATTTTGTGATACTTCTCCTGAACTTAGACTCAAGGATTGGATTGGTGAATTCTTGCCTAAGAGAATAAATGTTATACCTCTATTTGAGGATATAAATGAAATACTATTTTGTGATGTAACCGTTAAGAAATTCATTCAGGATAAAATTGATGATATAGAGTATCAGAGAGTTTTTATAGCTAGATCTGATCCTGCGATGAATGATTCTTCGTTGAGTGTTGTTATTGCTATAAAGCTTGCCCTAGAAAAACTGTATGAATTGCAACAAAGTATCAGAGTACCAATTTATCCTATACTTGGTTGTGGTACGGCACCTTTTAGAGGTAATTTTTCTCCTAAGACTTATAGATTCGTTATGGATAATTATCCTAGTGTTGCTACATTTACAATACAATCTGCTTTTAAGTATGACTACCCTATAAAGGATGTTCAAAGAGCTATCGAAAACATAAACCTAACTCCAACTAAATCTCCTGATTATTTGAGTAGTAAGGATAGACTTCTTAGTATAATGAAGAAAGTTTCAGAATCATATAAACGACAGTTAATTGAAGTAGCACCTATAGTTAATAATCTTGCTGTGTTTGTACCTAGAAGAAGAGCTAGAAAAATGCATGTTGGTTTATTTGGATATTCGAGACAGATTGATGAAGGTATAACTTTACCTAGAGTAATATCGTTTTGCGCTGTACTGTATTCCTTAGGACTTCCACCTGATATACTCGGATTGAGTGCTTTGACACAAGATGATATGAAGTACGTTGAAATGGTGTTTCCGAGGTTTAAAGAAAAAATGGCAGAAGTTTTGTCAATGTGGAATGAAGATGTTTTAGATATTCTACCTGCTTCTATAAGGTCTGAGATTAACGAAACTGTGAAAAGATTTTTCTCAAACAAGAATAAAGACCATGTTGAATTCTCAAGGGATTTGGTAAAGAGGATAAAAGAAAACAAGTTTGATACTAAGATAACAGATTTAATAGTTGCTTCAGCTAAGGTGAGAAGTTTCTTAGGTTAG
- a CDS encoding DUF429 domain-containing protein: MEDLYFGNVVGIDLAGSPNRRTGVAYFDSILRVYVVYSDEEILNVTRDFEFVFVDSPLSIPAGRDNLNENNGIHFRECDRKLRDLGIKFFPVTLGPMRILTERGIGIKNKLESMGKMVFETFPGAVYDRFGVGRKNKVEIIKFYQRIGFDVDDSCSQDELDAVACLLVGIYYLQGKAKILEGVDGSIVII; the protein is encoded by the coding sequence ATGGAAGATTTGTATTTTGGAAACGTAGTAGGAATTGATTTAGCGGGTAGTCCGAATAGAAGAACGGGTGTTGCTTATTTTGATAGTATTTTAAGAGTTTATGTTGTTTATTCTGATGAAGAGATATTGAATGTAACAAGAGATTTCGAGTTTGTTTTCGTAGATTCTCCGCTTTCCATACCTGCTGGTAGAGATAATCTGAATGAGAACAATGGTATTCATTTTAGGGAGTGTGATAGAAAATTGAGAGACTTAGGAATAAAGTTTTTCCCTGTTACTCTTGGTCCTATGAGGATACTTACGGAGAGGGGTATTGGTATAAAGAATAAACTTGAGAGTATGGGTAAAATGGTTTTTGAGACATTTCCTGGTGCAGTTTACGATAGATTTGGTGTTGGGAGAAAGAATAAAGTTGAGATAATTAAGTTTTATCAAAGGATTGGTTTTGATGTAGATGATAGTTGCTCACAAGATGAACTTGATGCAGTTGCTTGTCTTTTGGTTGGTATTTACTATCTTCAGGGTAAAGCGAAAATCTTGGAAGGGGTAGATGGATCAATAGTTATAATATGA